One segment of Ancylothrix sp. D3o DNA contains the following:
- the menD gene encoding 2-succinyl-5-enolpyruvyl-6-hydroxy-3-cyclohexene-1-carboxylic-acid synthase, whose amino-acid sequence MLDFRNTNTLWASIFVETLARLGLQTAIICPGSRSTPLTIAFAHHPNIESIPVLDERSAAFFALGIAKKTAIPTALVCTSGTAAANFYPAIIEAKESRIPLLILTADRPPELRDCHSGQTIDQVKIYGHYPNWQTELATPSAEIPLLNYLRQTVSYAYEKTLLPIRGPVHLNIPFRDPLFPLPQPAIQALESNFKTEEFFNSTQFLNETVFLPANFESDVIYQKWKQTESGLIIAGVAETKNPLQYCEAIAKLSAFLQWPVLAEGLSPLRNYQDKNPYLISTYDLILRNRQLAEKLKPTVIIQIGDLPTSKELRQWLQQCQPLHFIIDPTYQNLNSLHGQTINLRFTLNNIVDKLPTLIDYFPAKKTEYLQSWCQAETKIRSQLDQKIAEINWLFEGKISWILSQVLPRNTPLFISNSMPVRDVEFFWKPNNLEIQPYFNRGANGIDGILSTALGIAHRNQSTVLLTGDLALLHDTNAFLLRSKLAGHLTIILINNNGGGIFEMLPVSQFDPPFEEYFATPQNINFAQLCATYSVEHQLITSWQQLEKLLNPIPEAGIRVLEIQTNRKIDSQWRKENLNKIAQNGS is encoded by the coding sequence ATGCTAGATTTCCGCAACACAAACACCCTTTGGGCTTCTATTTTTGTCGAAACCCTTGCTCGTTTAGGATTACAAACCGCCATCATTTGCCCCGGTTCCCGTTCCACCCCCCTCACCATCGCTTTTGCCCACCATCCAAACATAGAAAGCATACCCGTTTTAGACGAAAGATCCGCCGCATTCTTTGCCCTCGGAATCGCCAAAAAAACCGCCATTCCCACCGCCCTTGTCTGCACCTCTGGCACAGCAGCAGCTAACTTTTATCCGGCAATTATTGAAGCCAAAGAAAGCCGAATTCCCCTTTTAATTTTAACCGCAGACCGGCCCCCAGAATTACGAGATTGTCATTCCGGCCAAACCATCGACCAAGTGAAAATATACGGTCATTATCCCAACTGGCAAACCGAACTCGCCACCCCCTCCGCCGAAATTCCCCTGCTTAATTATTTACGGCAAACTGTCTCTTATGCTTACGAAAAAACCCTTCTCCCCATTCGCGGGCCGGTACACCTAAATATACCCTTCCGTGACCCGCTTTTTCCCCTTCCTCAACCGGCAATACAAGCCTTAGAAAGCAACTTTAAAACCGAAGAATTTTTCAACAGCACTCAATTCCTCAACGAGACAGTTTTTTTACCCGCCAACTTTGAATCAGACGTTATTTATCAAAAATGGAAACAAACAGAAAGCGGTCTAATTATAGCCGGTGTTGCGGAAACAAAAAACCCCCTCCAATACTGTGAAGCAATTGCCAAACTTTCCGCATTTTTGCAGTGGCCGGTTTTAGCGGAAGGACTTTCACCCCTAAGAAATTATCAAGACAAAAATCCCTATTTAATATCCACCTATGACCTCATTTTACGCAACCGGCAACTCGCCGAAAAACTCAAACCCACAGTCATCATTCAAATAGGCGATCTTCCCACCAGTAAAGAACTGCGTCAGTGGTTACAACAATGTCAACCCCTACACTTTATTATTGACCCCACCTATCAAAATTTAAATTCCCTACACGGCCAAACAATTAACCTCCGCTTTACCCTGAATAATATCGTTGATAAGCTACCTACCCTAATTGATTATTTCCCAGCCAAAAAAACAGAATATCTGCAAAGTTGGTGTCAAGCAGAAACCAAAATTCGCAGCCAACTTGATCAAAAAATAGCAGAAATAAACTGGTTATTTGAAGGCAAAATTAGCTGGATATTATCGCAAGTCTTACCCCGCAATACTCCTCTTTTCATTTCCAACAGTATGCCGGTGCGCGACGTAGAATTTTTCTGGAAACCCAACAACTTAGAAATTCAACCCTATTTCAATCGTGGTGCTAATGGCATTGATGGCATTTTATCTACCGCATTAGGAATTGCTCATCGTAATCAAAGCACTGTTTTACTAACAGGAGATTTAGCCTTATTACACGATACAAACGCCTTTTTATTGCGTTCCAAATTGGCCGGCCATCTCACCATCATCCTCATCAATAACAACGGCGGCGGAATTTTTGAAATGTTGCCGGTGTCTCAATTTGACCCACCCTTTGAAGAGTATTTTGCCACACCCCAAAATATCAACTTTGCTCAGCTTTGTGCAACCTATAGCGTAGAGCATCAATTAATCACCTCTTGGCAACAATTAGAAAAGCTATTAAACCCCATCCCAGAAGCCGGTATTCGAGTT